A single window of Mustela erminea isolate mMusErm1 chromosome 4, mMusErm1.Pri, whole genome shotgun sequence DNA harbors:
- the AGER gene encoding advanced glycosylation end product-specific receptor isoform X2 — MAAGAAAGAWVLVLSLWGAVVGDRNITARIGKPLVLNCRGAPKKPPQQLEWKLNTGRTEAWKVLSPEGDSWDSVARVLPNGSLLLPAVGIQDEGTFRCQATSRNGKEMRSAYQVRVYQIPGKPEIVSPASELMPGVPNKVGTCVSEGGYPAGTLNWHSDGKLLIPDGKGVSVLEETTRHPQTGLFTLQSALMVTPAWGGAPHLTFSCSFSPGLPRRRALHTASIQLRVWEPVPPEVRVMIQPEGGKLVRGGTVTLTCETPAQSSLQIHWIKDGIPLHFAPSPVLLLSDVEFDDEGSYSCVATYPSHGPQESPAVRVVIEAEEEPIAGSVEGQGLGTVALALGILGGLGVAALLIGAIMWRRQRRRREERKAPENQEEEEERAELNQSEEPEAAESGAAGP, encoded by the exons atggcagcaggggcagcagcaggagccTGGGTGCTGGTCCTCAGTCTGTGGG GGGCAGTAGTAGGCGATCGAAACATCACGGCCCGGATTGGGAAGCCACTGGTGCTGAACTGTAGGGGAGCCCCCAAGAAACCACCCCAACAGCTAGAATGGAAACTG aACACAGGTCGCACAGAAGCTTGGAAGGTCCTGTCTCCCGAGGGAGACTCCTGGGATAGCGTGGCTCGAGTGCTCCCCAATGGTTCCCTCCTCCTGCCAGCAGTAGGGATCCAGGATGAGGGGACTTTCCGGTGTCAGGCAACAAGCAGGAATGGAAAAGAGATGAGGTCCGCCTACCAAGTCCGAGTCTACC agATTCCTGGGAAGCCAGAAATTGTCTCTCCTGCCTCTGAACTCATGCCTGGTGTCCCCAATAAG GTGGGGACATGTGTGTCCGAGGGGGGCTATCCTGCAGGGACTCTTAATTGGCATTCAGACGGGAAACTCCTCATACCTGATGGCAAAG GAGTGTCTGTGCTGGAAGAGACCACGAGACACCCTCAGACAGGGCTTTTCACACTCCAGTCGGCGCTGATGGTGACCCCAGCCTGGGGAGGAGCTCCCCACCTCACCTTCTCCTGTAGCTTCAGCCCTGGACTTCCCCGGCGTCGAGCCCTACACACAGCCTCCATCCAGCTCAGAGTCTGGG AGCCTGTGCCTCCAGAGGTCCGAGTGATGATACAGCCAGAAGGTGGAAAACTAGTTCGTGGTGGTACTGTGACCCTGACCTGTGAAACCCCTGCCCAGTCCTCCCTTCAGATCCACTGGATCAAGGAT GGCATACCCCTGCACTTtgcccccagccctgtgctgcTTCTCAGTGATGTGGAGTTTGACGATGAGGGAAGCTACAGCTGTGTGGCCACCTATCCCAGCCATGGGCCCCAGGAAAGCCCGGCTGTCCGTGTCGTCATCG AAGCAGAGGAGGAGCCCATCGCAG GCTCTGTGGAAGGGCAGGGACTGGGAACTGTAGCCCTGGCCCTGGGGATCCTGGGAGGCCTGGGGGTCGCTGCCCTGCTCATTGGGGCCATCATGTGGCGAAGACAGCGACGCCGAAGAGAGGAAAG GAAGGCCCCAGAaaaccaggaggaggaggaggagcgcgCAGAGCTGAATCAGTCAGAGGAGCCAGAGGCAGCTGAGAGCGGTGCAGCCGGGCCCTGA
- the AGER gene encoding advanced glycosylation end product-specific receptor isoform X1: protein MAAGAAAGAWVLVLSLWGAVVGDRNITARIGKPLVLNCRGAPKKPPQQLEWKLNTGRTEAWKVLSPEGDSWDSVARVLPNGSLLLPAVGIQDEGTFRCQATSRNGKEMRSAYQVRVYQIPGKPEIVSPASELMPGVPNKVGTCVSEGGYPAGTLNWHSDGKLLIPDGKGVSVLEETTRHPQTGLFTLQSALMVTPAWGGAPHLTFSCSFSPGLPRRRALHTASIQLRVWEPVPPEVRVMIQPEGGKLVRGGTVTLTCETPAQSSLQIHWIKDGIPLHFAPSPVLLLSDVEFDDEGSYSCVATYPSHGPQESPAVRVVIEAEEEPIAGSVEGQGLGTVALALGILGGLGVAALLIGAIMWRRQRRRREERILPNPPPQEGPRKPGGGGGARRAESVRGARGS, encoded by the exons atggcagcaggggcagcagcaggagccTGGGTGCTGGTCCTCAGTCTGTGGG GGGCAGTAGTAGGCGATCGAAACATCACGGCCCGGATTGGGAAGCCACTGGTGCTGAACTGTAGGGGAGCCCCCAAGAAACCACCCCAACAGCTAGAATGGAAACTG aACACAGGTCGCACAGAAGCTTGGAAGGTCCTGTCTCCCGAGGGAGACTCCTGGGATAGCGTGGCTCGAGTGCTCCCCAATGGTTCCCTCCTCCTGCCAGCAGTAGGGATCCAGGATGAGGGGACTTTCCGGTGTCAGGCAACAAGCAGGAATGGAAAAGAGATGAGGTCCGCCTACCAAGTCCGAGTCTACC agATTCCTGGGAAGCCAGAAATTGTCTCTCCTGCCTCTGAACTCATGCCTGGTGTCCCCAATAAG GTGGGGACATGTGTGTCCGAGGGGGGCTATCCTGCAGGGACTCTTAATTGGCATTCAGACGGGAAACTCCTCATACCTGATGGCAAAG GAGTGTCTGTGCTGGAAGAGACCACGAGACACCCTCAGACAGGGCTTTTCACACTCCAGTCGGCGCTGATGGTGACCCCAGCCTGGGGAGGAGCTCCCCACCTCACCTTCTCCTGTAGCTTCAGCCCTGGACTTCCCCGGCGTCGAGCCCTACACACAGCCTCCATCCAGCTCAGAGTCTGGG AGCCTGTGCCTCCAGAGGTCCGAGTGATGATACAGCCAGAAGGTGGAAAACTAGTTCGTGGTGGTACTGTGACCCTGACCTGTGAAACCCCTGCCCAGTCCTCCCTTCAGATCCACTGGATCAAGGAT GGCATACCCCTGCACTTtgcccccagccctgtgctgcTTCTCAGTGATGTGGAGTTTGACGATGAGGGAAGCTACAGCTGTGTGGCCACCTATCCCAGCCATGGGCCCCAGGAAAGCCCGGCTGTCCGTGTCGTCATCG AAGCAGAGGAGGAGCCCATCGCAG GCTCTGTGGAAGGGCAGGGACTGGGAACTGTAGCCCTGGCCCTGGGGATCCTGGGAGGCCTGGGGGTCGCTGCCCTGCTCATTGGGGCCATCATGTGGCGAAGACAGCGACGCCGAAGAGAGGAAAG AATTCTCCCCAATCCCCCTCCCCAGGAAGGCCCCAGAaaaccaggaggaggaggaggagcgcgCAGAGCTGAATCAGTCAGAGGAGCCAGAGGCAGCTGA
- the RNF5 gene encoding E3 ubiquitin-protein ligase RNF5, with amino-acid sequence MAAAEDEDGGPEGPNRERGGAGATFECNICLETAREAVVSVCGHLYCWPCLHQWLETRPERQECPVCKAGISREKVVPLYGRGSQKSQDPRLKTPPRPQGQRPAPESRGGFQSFGDTGGFHFSFGVGAFPFGFFTTVFNSHEPFHRGTGVDLGQGHPASSWQDSLFLFLAIFFFFWLLSI; translated from the exons ATGGCAGCAGCAGAGGATGAGGACGGGGGCCCCGAAGGGCCAAACCGcgagcggggcggggcgggcgcgaCCTTCGAATGTAATATATGTTTGGAGACTGCTCGGGAAGCTGTGGTCAGTGTGTGTGGCCACCTGTACTG TTGGCCCTGTCTTCATCAG tGGCTGGAGACGCGGCCAGAGCGGCAGGAGTGCCCAGTGTGTAAAGCTGGGATCAGCAGAGAAAAGGTTGTTCCTCTTTATGGGCGAGGGAGCCAgaagtcccaggaccccag ATTGAAAactccaccccgcccccagggCCAGCGACCAGCCCCGGAAAGCAGAGGG GGATTCCAGTCATTTGGAGATACCGGGGGCTTTCACTTCTCATTTGGTGTTGGTgcttttccttttggctttttcACCACCGTCTTCAACTCTCATGAGCCATTCCATCGGGGTACAG GTGTGGATCTGGGACAGGGTCACCCGGCCTCCAGCTGGCAGGACTCCCTCTTCCTGTTTCTCgccatcttcttctttttctggctgCTCAGTATTTGA
- the AGER gene encoding advanced glycosylation end product-specific receptor isoform X3, producing MAAGAAAGAWVLVLSLWGAVVGDRNITARIGKPLVLNCRGAPKKPPQQLEWKLNTGRTEAWKVLSPEGDSWDSVARVLPNGSLLLPAVGIQDEGTFRCQATSRNGKEMRSAYQVRVYQIPGKPEIVSPASELMPGVPNKVGTCVSEGGYPAGTLNWHSDGKLLIPDGKGVSVLEETTRHPQTGLFTLQSALMVTPAWGGAPHLTFSCSFSPGLPRRRALHTASIQLRVWEPVPPEVRVMIQPEGGKLVRGGTVTLTCETPAQSSLQIHWIKDGIPLHFAPSPVLLLSDVEFDDEGSYSCVATYPSHGPQESPAVRVVIGSVEGQGLGTVALALGILGGLGVAALLIGAIMWRRQRRRREERILPNPPPQEGPRKPGGGGGARRAESVRGARGS from the exons atggcagcaggggcagcagcaggagccTGGGTGCTGGTCCTCAGTCTGTGGG GGGCAGTAGTAGGCGATCGAAACATCACGGCCCGGATTGGGAAGCCACTGGTGCTGAACTGTAGGGGAGCCCCCAAGAAACCACCCCAACAGCTAGAATGGAAACTG aACACAGGTCGCACAGAAGCTTGGAAGGTCCTGTCTCCCGAGGGAGACTCCTGGGATAGCGTGGCTCGAGTGCTCCCCAATGGTTCCCTCCTCCTGCCAGCAGTAGGGATCCAGGATGAGGGGACTTTCCGGTGTCAGGCAACAAGCAGGAATGGAAAAGAGATGAGGTCCGCCTACCAAGTCCGAGTCTACC agATTCCTGGGAAGCCAGAAATTGTCTCTCCTGCCTCTGAACTCATGCCTGGTGTCCCCAATAAG GTGGGGACATGTGTGTCCGAGGGGGGCTATCCTGCAGGGACTCTTAATTGGCATTCAGACGGGAAACTCCTCATACCTGATGGCAAAG GAGTGTCTGTGCTGGAAGAGACCACGAGACACCCTCAGACAGGGCTTTTCACACTCCAGTCGGCGCTGATGGTGACCCCAGCCTGGGGAGGAGCTCCCCACCTCACCTTCTCCTGTAGCTTCAGCCCTGGACTTCCCCGGCGTCGAGCCCTACACACAGCCTCCATCCAGCTCAGAGTCTGGG AGCCTGTGCCTCCAGAGGTCCGAGTGATGATACAGCCAGAAGGTGGAAAACTAGTTCGTGGTGGTACTGTGACCCTGACCTGTGAAACCCCTGCCCAGTCCTCCCTTCAGATCCACTGGATCAAGGAT GGCATACCCCTGCACTTtgcccccagccctgtgctgcTTCTCAGTGATGTGGAGTTTGACGATGAGGGAAGCTACAGCTGTGTGGCCACCTATCCCAGCCATGGGCCCCAGGAAAGCCCGGCTGTCCGTGTCGTCATCG GCTCTGTGGAAGGGCAGGGACTGGGAACTGTAGCCCTGGCCCTGGGGATCCTGGGAGGCCTGGGGGTCGCTGCCCTGCTCATTGGGGCCATCATGTGGCGAAGACAGCGACGCCGAAGAGAGGAAAG AATTCTCCCCAATCCCCCTCCCCAGGAAGGCCCCAGAaaaccaggaggaggaggaggagcgcgCAGAGCTGAATCAGTCAGAGGAGCCAGAGGCAGCTGA
- the AGER gene encoding advanced glycosylation end product-specific receptor isoform X4 encodes MAAGAAAGAWVLVLSLWGAVVGDRNITARIGKPLVLNCRGAPKKPPQQLEWKLNTGRTEAWKVLSPEGDSWDSVARVLPNGSLLLPAVGIQDEGTFRCQATSRNGKEMRSAYQVRVYQIPGKPEIVSPASELMPGVPNKVGTCVSEGGYPAGTLNWHSDGKLLIPDGKGVSVLEETTRHPQTGLFTLQSALMVTPAWGGAPHLTFSCSFSPGLPRRRALHTASIQLRVWEPVPPEVRVMIQPEGGKLVRGGTVTLTCETPAQSSLQIHWIKDGIPLHFAPSPVLLLSDVEFDDEGSYSCVATYPSHGPQESPAVRVVIGSVEGQGLGTVALALGILGGLGVAALLIGAIMWRRQRRRREERKAPENQEEEEERAELNQSEEPEAAESGAAGP; translated from the exons atggcagcaggggcagcagcaggagccTGGGTGCTGGTCCTCAGTCTGTGGG GGGCAGTAGTAGGCGATCGAAACATCACGGCCCGGATTGGGAAGCCACTGGTGCTGAACTGTAGGGGAGCCCCCAAGAAACCACCCCAACAGCTAGAATGGAAACTG aACACAGGTCGCACAGAAGCTTGGAAGGTCCTGTCTCCCGAGGGAGACTCCTGGGATAGCGTGGCTCGAGTGCTCCCCAATGGTTCCCTCCTCCTGCCAGCAGTAGGGATCCAGGATGAGGGGACTTTCCGGTGTCAGGCAACAAGCAGGAATGGAAAAGAGATGAGGTCCGCCTACCAAGTCCGAGTCTACC agATTCCTGGGAAGCCAGAAATTGTCTCTCCTGCCTCTGAACTCATGCCTGGTGTCCCCAATAAG GTGGGGACATGTGTGTCCGAGGGGGGCTATCCTGCAGGGACTCTTAATTGGCATTCAGACGGGAAACTCCTCATACCTGATGGCAAAG GAGTGTCTGTGCTGGAAGAGACCACGAGACACCCTCAGACAGGGCTTTTCACACTCCAGTCGGCGCTGATGGTGACCCCAGCCTGGGGAGGAGCTCCCCACCTCACCTTCTCCTGTAGCTTCAGCCCTGGACTTCCCCGGCGTCGAGCCCTACACACAGCCTCCATCCAGCTCAGAGTCTGGG AGCCTGTGCCTCCAGAGGTCCGAGTGATGATACAGCCAGAAGGTGGAAAACTAGTTCGTGGTGGTACTGTGACCCTGACCTGTGAAACCCCTGCCCAGTCCTCCCTTCAGATCCACTGGATCAAGGAT GGCATACCCCTGCACTTtgcccccagccctgtgctgcTTCTCAGTGATGTGGAGTTTGACGATGAGGGAAGCTACAGCTGTGTGGCCACCTATCCCAGCCATGGGCCCCAGGAAAGCCCGGCTGTCCGTGTCGTCATCG GCTCTGTGGAAGGGCAGGGACTGGGAACTGTAGCCCTGGCCCTGGGGATCCTGGGAGGCCTGGGGGTCGCTGCCCTGCTCATTGGGGCCATCATGTGGCGAAGACAGCGACGCCGAAGAGAGGAAAG GAAGGCCCCAGAaaaccaggaggaggaggaggagcgcgCAGAGCTGAATCAGTCAGAGGAGCCAGAGGCAGCTGAGAGCGGTGCAGCCGGGCCCTGA
- the AGER gene encoding advanced glycosylation end product-specific receptor isoform X5 has protein sequence MAAGAAAGAWVLVLSLWGAVVGDRNITARIGKPLVLNCRGAPKKPPQQLEWKLNTGRTEAWKVLSPEGDSWDSVARVLPNGSLLLPAVGIQDEGTFRCQATSRNGKEMRSAYQVRVYQIPGKPEIVSPASELMPGVPNKVGTCVSEGGYPAGTLNWHSDGKLLIPDGKGVSVLEETTRHPQTGLFTLQSALMVTPAWGGAPHLTFSCSFSPGLPRRRALHTASIQLRVWEPVPPEVRVMIQPEGGKLVRGGTVTLTCETPAQSSLQIHWIKDVTRLSVSPGPGDPGRPGGRCPAHWGHHVAKTATPKRGKEGPRKPGGGGGARRAESVRGARGS, from the exons atggcagcaggggcagcagcaggagccTGGGTGCTGGTCCTCAGTCTGTGGG GGGCAGTAGTAGGCGATCGAAACATCACGGCCCGGATTGGGAAGCCACTGGTGCTGAACTGTAGGGGAGCCCCCAAGAAACCACCCCAACAGCTAGAATGGAAACTG aACACAGGTCGCACAGAAGCTTGGAAGGTCCTGTCTCCCGAGGGAGACTCCTGGGATAGCGTGGCTCGAGTGCTCCCCAATGGTTCCCTCCTCCTGCCAGCAGTAGGGATCCAGGATGAGGGGACTTTCCGGTGTCAGGCAACAAGCAGGAATGGAAAAGAGATGAGGTCCGCCTACCAAGTCCGAGTCTACC agATTCCTGGGAAGCCAGAAATTGTCTCTCCTGCCTCTGAACTCATGCCTGGTGTCCCCAATAAG GTGGGGACATGTGTGTCCGAGGGGGGCTATCCTGCAGGGACTCTTAATTGGCATTCAGACGGGAAACTCCTCATACCTGATGGCAAAG GAGTGTCTGTGCTGGAAGAGACCACGAGACACCCTCAGACAGGGCTTTTCACACTCCAGTCGGCGCTGATGGTGACCCCAGCCTGGGGAGGAGCTCCCCACCTCACCTTCTCCTGTAGCTTCAGCCCTGGACTTCCCCGGCGTCGAGCCCTACACACAGCCTCCATCCAGCTCAGAGTCTGGG AGCCTGTGCCTCCAGAGGTCCGAGTGATGATACAGCCAGAAGGTGGAAAACTAGTTCGTGGTGGTACTGTGACCCTGACCTGTGAAACCCCTGCCCAGTCCTCCCTTCAGATCCACTGGATCAAGGATGTGA CCCGGCTGTCCGTGTC CCCTGGCCCTGGGGATCCTGGGAGGCCTGGGGGTCGCTGCCCTGCTCATTGGGGCCATCATGTGGCGAAGACAGCGACGCCGAAGAGAGGAAAG GAAGGCCCCAGAaaaccaggaggaggaggaggagcgcgCAGAGCTGAATCAGTCAGAGGAGCCAGAGGCAGCTGA
- the PBX2 gene encoding pre-B-cell leukemia transcription factor 2 isoform X2 translates to MKPALFSVLCEIKEKTGLSIRSSQEEEPVDPQLMRLDNMLLAEGVAGPEKGGGSAAAAAAAAASGGGVSPDNSIEHSDYRSKLAQIRHIYHSELEKYEQACNEFTTHVMNLLREQSRTRPVAPKEMERMVSIIHRKFSAIQMQLKQSTCEAVMILRSRFLDARRKRRNFSKQATEVLNEYFYSHLSNPYPSEEAKEELAKKCGITVSQVSNWFGNKRIRYKKNIGKFQEEANIYAVKTAVSVTQGGHSRTSSPTPPSSAGSGGSFNLSGSGDMFLGMPGLNGDSYSASQVESLRHSMGPGGYGDNLGGGQMYSPREMRANGGWQEAVTPSSVTSPTEGPGSVHSDTSN, encoded by the exons TGGACCCACAGCTGATGCGCCTGGACAACATGCTTCTGGCAGAGGGTGTGGCTGGGCCTGAGAAAGGGGGGGGCTCTGCTGCAGCAGCTGCAGCCGCCGCAGCCTCGGGGGGCGGCGTGTCCCCTGACAACTCCATCGAACACTCCGACTATCGTAGCAAACTTGCCCAAATCCGCCACATCTACCACTCGGAGCTGGAGAAGTATGAGCAG GCATGTAACGAGTTCACGACGCACGTCATGAACCTGCTGAGGGAACAGAGCCGCACGCGGCCTGTGGCTCCCAAGGAGATGGAGCGCATGGTGAGCATCATCCACCGAAAGTTCAGTGCCATCCAGATGCAGCTCAAGCAGAGCACCTGTGAGGCTGTCATGATCCTGCGTTCCCGCTTCTTGGATGCCAG ACGCAAACGCCGCAACTTCAGCAAACAGGCCACTGAGGTCCTCAACGAGTACTTCTACTCCCACCTGAGTAACCCGTATCCTAGTGAGGAGGCTAAGGAGGAGCTTGCCAAGAAGTGTGGGATCACTGTTTCTCAG GTCTCCAACTGGTTTGGCAACAAGCGGATCCGctataagaaaaatattggaaagtTCCAAGAGGAGGCCAACATCTATGCCGTCAAGACTGCCGTGTCAGTCACCCAGGGGGGCCACAGCCGCACCAGCTCCCCGACACCCCCTTCCTCTGCAG GCTCTGGCGGCTCTTTCAATCTCTCAGGATCTGGAGACATGTTTCTGGGGATGCCCGGGCTCAACGGAGATTCCTATTCTGCTTCCCAG GTGGAATCACTCCGACACTCAATGGGGCCAGGGGGCTACGGGGATAACCTTGGGGGAGGCCAGATGTACAGCCCTCGGGAAATGAGG gCAAATGGTGGCTGGCAGGAGGCTGTAACCCCATCCTCAGTGACATCTCCAACAGAGGGACCAGGGAGCGTTCACTCTGACACTTCCAACTGA